The Flavobacterium johnsoniae genomic sequence AATAATATTTTATTTCTGTATCGTATACGGCTGGATCGAAATTCCAGCTTCATCCAAAGCAGTTTTGCAGTTTTCTAAGGTTTCAGAAAAAACAGCTCCGTAATTGGCATTTTTAGCCCAAGGACGAACTGCAAAATCTATTGAACTTGCAGATAAATTTTTTACAAAAACTTCTGGTGCAGGCGTTTTCAATATTTTTGGATTCTTATTTAAAACATCCAAAAGAACATCTTTAGCTTTTTTAATATCTGAGTCGTATGAAATTGAAAAGGTCAAATCAGCTCTTCTTTCTCCCTGCATAGAATAATTGATAATATTTCCGTTTGATAAAGCACCATTTGGAACAAAAACAGTTTGGTTATTTCCAGTTAGCATCTTGGTTACAAAAATCTGAATTTCAAGAACTGTAGCAATAACGCCTTGCGCTTCTATTGTATCACCGACTTTAAATGGTTTAAAAACAATAATAAGCATTCCGCCCGCAAAGTTAGAAAGCGAACCTTGCAATGATAAACCAACTGCAAGTCCCATTGCTCCTAAAATAGCTACGAAAGATGAAGTTTCAATACCTAATTTAGAAATAAAAGTGACAAATAATAATATTCGTAAAGCCCACAATAAAATATCGGCTAAGAATTTTGTTAGCGTTGGATCCAGATTTCGCTGAATCATTACTTTTCTCATAATGCGATTAATCAATCTGATGGCGTATAAACCAACAAATAAGATGATGAATGCAGAGATTAATTTTGGTGAATAATCAACTAAAATGTCAATAAATCTGCTAATGTATTTACTGACTTGTTCGGGATTAAGATTCATGATTTTAAAATAAAAAAACCTTCTCAAAAGAGAAGGTATATTAGAGCTGCAAATATAAAAATATTTACATTATAAGAAAATTGTGTTTTATGCTTTACCGTCGTCTTCGTCGCCAATTTCGCTTGCATCGACTACAGTTTCTGTTACAACTTTTGGACTTTCGTCACTAGTTAAAGCTGCTGCTTTTTCTTTAACAGTATCAATAACATCGCTTACAGCTTCAGTTGCTTTTTCGGCGTATTCTGTTACCGTTTCTTTTGCCTTGTCTGCATATTCTGAAGCGCGATCAATAATTGGCTCAGACACTTCTTTTACCTTATCAATCGTTTCTTCTGCAAAAGTTTCTACTTTTTCGATGTACGGAGCAGCAGCTTCTTTTGCTTGTTCTAAAGTGCTTTCTGTACTATTAGCCAATTCTGTTGCAGACTCTTTTGTTGAGCCAAATAAATTTTTAAAAAATGAAGATAATCCCATGGTTATTAATTAATTGGTTATAAGTACAATATTAATTAATTTTATAGAATTAGTCCTTTTTTTATTGGTAAATAATTGATAATAAGTAATTAAAAACAAAAAGCGCCTTAAATAAGGCGCTTTTTGTTTTATAAGATCAACATTTATGCATTAGAAGCTTCAACTTTAATAGCTTCATCATTCAACATGCTTTTTAGCATATTTTCAATTCCGCTTTTTAAAGTAAATGTTGAAGAAGGACAACCGCTACATGCACCTTGTAAAAGTACTTTTACCGTTTTATCCTCTTCATTATAAGATTCAAAAGCAATGTTTCCACCATCTGCGGCTACAGCTGGTTTTACATATTCTTCTAAGATATTAATGATTTGTTGAGAAGTAACATCCAATTTATCAAATGCTTCGTCTTTTGTAACTTCATTTTTAGTAGCAGTTTGGATAAGACTTTCGTCTAATACTGTTCCTCCGTTTTCGATAAACTGTTTAATGAAAGTTCTTAATTCTAAAGTAATCTCAGACCAATCGTTGATTTCGTATTTGGTAACTGAAATATAGTTTTCATCAATAAAAATTTCTTTTACATAAGGAAATTTGAATAATTCCTGAGCTAATGGAGAAGAAGCCGTTTGATCGATATTTTTATATTCTACAGCGTTGCGAGTCAACATTCTGCTTACGACAAATTTCAATGCAGAAGGATTTGGAGTTGTTTCTCCATAAACCGTAATAGGCTGTTTTTTTGCTTTGTTTTCGTCAACTTTAATAATCACGCCACCTTTTTCAACAAAAGCGCTAATTTGTTCAGCTACAGCATCTTTTACATCATCCCAATCTACAATACTATATCTTTCTATAGCGATAAAATTTCCAGAAATGTAAACAGTTTTAACAAACGGTAAGTAGAATAACTGCTGCGCTAGAGGAGAAGCTTGAGCTTCATCAATGTTTTTAAATTCAAAATTTTGATTCTGTGTAATAAAGTCTTCAAATTCAAACTTTAAAATAGTTGGATTTTGAGTCTCTTTTATAGTGATTTTTGTCATGATTGTATATTTTTTGCAAATTTACTAAAGTTATTTTCTACTAATAACTATATTTGATTTTTTAATGAAATAATTAAGACTCTTCTCAAAGAAATCGTGTTAAATTGCAGGAGTGAAAATTATATCGATACAAAATTGTCTTTATGAAATTAAAAATCAGGGTTTTATTAATTTTTCTCATTACAACATTTTATTCTTACTCTCAAGAAGGAATACCTGTTTATTCTGATTATTTGTCTGACAATTATTACTTAATTCACCCGTCTATGGCTGGTGCGGCGAACTGTGCTAAAGTTCGATTAACTGCCAGAAAACAATGGTTTGGGCAAGAAGATGCTCCAACTTTGCAGACTTTAAGTTTTAACGGAAGACTTGGTGAACGTTCTGGAGCTGGTATAATTATTTTTAATGATAAAAATGGGTATCATTCTCAAAAGGGAGTAAAATTAACTTACGCTCATCATATTATGTTTTCTAGAGATGAAGTTGATTTGAATCAGTTGTCTTTTGGAATTAGCGGCGGTTTGATACAAAATCAATTGGATGAAACTAAATTTGGAGGAACTTTTGATCCTGCGGTTTTCGGTTCAATTCAAAAAGATTCTTATTTTAATGTAGACGTCGGAGCTTCTTATAATTATCTGGATTTTTATGCACATGCAACAGTTCAGGGATTGTTAGAGACTAGAAGAGAGTTGTATACAGATTATGAAAGCGATAATCTAAGAAAGTTTTTATTGAGCGCAGGTTATGTTTTTGGTAAAAATGATAATTGGACTTGGGAGCCTTCTATTCTTTTTCAGTTGTTTGATCAAACGAAAGAGAAAACGCTCGATTTGAATATGAAAGCCTACAAAAACATGGATTTTGGAAGTCTTTGGGCTGCATTATCTTATAGAAGAAGTTTTGATGGCGCTCAATACGTTTCGGGAACGGGAGTGGCATCTCAAAAATTACAATATTTTACTCCGATTGTTGGAGTTAACTTTAAGAATTTCATGTTTGCTTACACTTATTCTCAAGTAACGGGAGACGTGAAATTTGATACAGGCGGTTACCATCAAATTACTTTAGGAGTTAACTTATTCTGTAGAAAAGAACGTTACGATTGTAACTGTCCAGCAATTAATTAAATTTTATTTTATGCTGATTAAATCTGTAAACGGAAAATCACCTTCAATTCCAGAAGATTGTTACGTTGCCGAAAATGCAACTATTGTTGGAGATGTAACTTTTGGAACATCTTGTAGTGTTTGGTTTAATACCGTTATTCGTGGAGATGTTAATTTTATTAAAATTGGAAATAAAGTAAACATCCAAGACGGTGCTGTTGTTCATTGCACTTATCAAAAACATCCAACTATTATTGGGAATAATGTTTCAATCGGACATAATGCAATTGTTCACGGTTGCACAATTCATGACAATGTTTTAATCGGAATGGGCGCGATTGTTATGGATAATTGTGTTGTCGAAAGTAACGCTATTATTGCTGCTGGAGCTGTAGTAACTCAAAATACAGTTGTAGCTTCAGGAAGTATTTATGCAGGCGTTCCGGCTAAAAAAGTAAAAGATATCGATCAGTCTGATTTTGCAGGAGAAATTGAGCGTATTTCAAATAATTATGTAATGTATTCTGGTTGGTTTAAAAACGAAGAATAATTATAAAAAAATAAAGAAATTCCAAATTCTGAAAAGTTTAAACTTATCGGAATTTGGATTTTTTTTTGGAATTTAAAAACTAAAGGTTGATTTTTTCAAAGAAAGTGTTTTTATAACTTTCACTAATTGGAATTCTCTTATCGCTTATCAAAACCTTATTTTTCTGAATCGATTTTACATGTTTGATATTGATAATATACGATCTGTGAATTCTAGCAAAACCTTTACTAGAAAGTAGATTTTCAAGTTTAATCAAGCTAATTAAAGTTAGCGTAAATTTATTATCTGTTGTATATATTTTTACGTAATCTTTTAATCCTTCGATAAAAAGAATATCAGCAAAGTTTAATTTTACATTTTCATATTCGGCTCTCACAAACATGAAATCTTGTTCGATTTCTGGTGCATTTGTATTCTCAGAAATAACCTGAGGAGCTGATGGCTGCAGAGCTTGCTGCGCTCTAACAACTGCTTTTAAAAAACGATGAAAAGGAATTGGCTTTACTAAATAATCAACTGCACCAAGATTAAACCCTTCAACGGCATAATCAGAATAGGCAGTAGTAAAAATTACCAAAGGCTTTTTTTCGATTGTGTTTAGAAAATCAATTCCTGAAAAATGTGGCATCTGAATGTCCAAGAAAACCAAATCAACATTATTCTGATTGATAAATGAAACCGCGTCAATTGCATTATTAAAAGAATTGATCAATTCTAATGAGTCTACTTTCTTGACAAAATCCTGCAATAATTCTACTGCTAAAGGTTCATCATCAATAATTACACATTTCATTTTTTCAGAATTAGGTTTATAATTTGTTTCGGCATTCAAAAGTAATTTTAAACCAGTGAATTAAGTTTTAAAATTTTCATAAAATACTGATTAAGAAATTAAAATTATGCATTAATGTTAATAGTTATCTTAATTAGTTTTGTTTAATGCATTGAGGTCTTTATTTCATCCAATTTTAAATTCAAATGAACTCGATAATAAGCACTATCTTGAGTAATCGTTAGTTCGTGCGCGTTTGGATAAAGCAAATCAAGACGATTTTGGATATTTACTAATCCGATTCCTGAATTTTCAGGATCTTTCACATAATTTTCGATAGAATTTTCAATCCAAAAATCAAGATTGTTATCAGTAATCAGGATTTTAATTTTTACGTGAGCAGCGCCTTTGTAGTCAGTTCCGTATTTAAAAGCATTTTCGACAAAAGAAATCAGTAATAATGGTTCAATAAACTTGTTTCTAGTATCGCCGTGCACATTAATCACAATGTCTTCAATATTGTTTAATCGTAGTTTTTGTAATTCTATATAGTTCTGAATATAATTGACCTCTTTTTCTAAAGCCACCGTTTTATTGTCTGTCTCATAAAGCATGTAGCGCATAAGCTCAGACAAAGTCACGATGGCATCAGGGACCAAATCAGATTTTTTGTGTGCCAAGGAATAAATACTATTTAAAGAATTGAATAAAAAATGCGGATTGGTTTGTTTTCGCAGATAAATTAATTCAGTATTTGTTCTGTGCGTTTCGGCAATCAGTTTATTTTGCTGATTATTATAAAATTCAGTTAATGTTCTGATAATCGCAGAAATGGTAATAATCAAAATATAGAAAAATGACGGACCAATTTTAAAGAAAAGCGGTTGTCGCATTTCGATTCTTCTGTGCGGACCTTTATCAAAAATCCTCACATCGGTTGGCATCATTCTTGGCGTTATATTTTCAGGTCTTAAATGTCTAAACTCTGGAATAAAATAATTCAGTCGAATAATCATAAATACAGCAATTAGGATAAAGACAGATGAAAAGTAAAGCCAATATTTTTTTTGCAGTAAATAATTTGGAACCAAATAAAAATAGTTCAAGTAAAACAATACAATTCCTGTTGACCATTGAGCGTAGAAGTCATTATTTATCTTAAACGGACTTTCGTAAAATTGAATTAAAGAAGTTAAAATAAAGAATATCCAAATGGCGCAGTGGAATAAAATTTTGTTATAGCCAGTATTTTTAATGGTATCGATCTGCATTTAGAATTTTATTTTTAATAAAATTAAGTCATTTTTGGTTACCGTTGGAGATAAGTTTTGTTTGAGTTTTTGCTTTACAAAATCGGCTACTTTTAGAGCGTCGCTTTCTGTTTCAAAACTTTTATTATCGCTTATTACCGGAATAACCGATTGCTTAATTAGAACTTTTTCTTTGTAAGCAATTGTATATCCCCATCCTGAATTTATTTTAAAAACATTAGTTTTTAGAGCCTCTTTTTTAGTGCAAGAAGCAAAAATTACAAGGATCGTAAAAATCATTAAATTCTTCTGGATTTTACTCCAGAAGAATTGTTTGGTATTAGTTGTCATCGTCATTTTGCTCTTCCAGTGGTTTAAATTCCCAAGCGTCATCAAAGTAAGTAGAACCAACTCTTCCTAACATATAAAAACCACGATTATTGATTGCAAAACCAACAGCATCGGTTCTTGTAGCGCCTTCCATTGGAGTTCTTTCAGTCCATAAGTCAGTTGTTGGATTATATTCCCAAACAGTTTTGATGTTCTCTCCACCAACAATATAACCTAAACCGCTCATAGAAAAACTTGAAGCATTTGCACGAACAATTGCATATTCGTCATTGTAAGTGTAATCGTCGTCGGTATCTTTATCAACATCTCTTTTTCTTGTCCAAGTATCATTTGAAGGGTCAAATTCCCAGAAATCTTCTTGATAAGTTCCGTTGTTTACACCCGTTACTAAGTATGCTTTGTCTGCAATTACAAAAACGGTAGCGTTACGTCTTTTGTTTCCGCTAAAGCCGTTTACAAGTGTCCAAGTGTTGGCTTGATCATCGTATTGATAGAAATCTTTAAGATAATTTCCGTCATAACCCGTTCCAAAATAGGCTTTTCCTCCAACTTGAAAACCAACAGCAGCATAACGAGCTGTTCCGCCAAAATCTGCTTTTTGTGTCCAGCTGTTTGCAGAAGGATCGTACTGAAAGAAATCTTTTAATTTGTTTGTTCCATCATAACCAAGTCCTACGTAGCCTTTTTCGTTTAAAGCAAAACTAGAAGCAGAACTTCTTCCTACGCCTGTAAAATCGGCCTTTTGTTCCCAGTAATCGCCATTTGAATTATAAATCCATAAATCTTTTAAATAGACATCTCCTGTATAACCGCCAACAATGTAAGCGTAATCTCCAATAACAAAACTTGTTGCACTAGATCTTGCTGGGCCATCAAAAGCTGATTTTTTTATCCAGTTCCCAATTAAATCATCGTCATCATCGTCATTGCTGCAGCTTACAAAAAAGAGGCACGAAAAAAGCGCTGTGAATAAAATTCCTTTTTTTAGATTAATCATAGTGTATTTAATATTTATTGTTTGTATTTGATCCCTATTCCTAAAACGTAACCATTACCGCTATTATAGTCGTAAACTTTGTGGTCACTACTGTCTAACAAATTGTATTTTTTATTAAAATCATAACCAGCTTTAAAATTTAAAAACCAATTATTGCTTACATTTCTTTCGTATTCTAACGCTGATGTCATTTGAGACAAAACAGCTTTTTCTGCTTTGTCGGTATTGTTTATTTCATTTAAATGATAAAAATTTCCATTAAAACTATTTGTCAAACTGAACTTGTTTCTTTCATTGTTTGAATAAGAAACTTTCGAATCTGGAAATCCAATTCTAAAATTTGTTTTCTCATTCATTTTATAATCAAAAGCTGCAATTGGAGTAAATTTTGGTGCTCCAAAAACTGATGTTCTTCCGGCTCCAAGTATTACTTTTATTTTAGAACTTAATTGTTGTTCAACTTCTAGATTTCCTAAAACGGTTATATCTTTAAAATCTAAATTTTCCTGAAAATTTGCTGTCGGTATAACCGAGATTCTCAGTTTTGTTTTTTCTAATAATTGATTCGAATATTGAAAGTTGTTTTGAATTTGAGTGAATCGTTCCTGATCTGCATAAAAATCATATTGATTTAAATCATAATTTACTTTCAGACTAGAATATTCTAATGTATTCGAGATTTGATTTTTTGTTCCCAGTTTTTTTTGATAGAAAATACCAATGTTGGTTTCGCTGAAATTTATTTTTTCTGTTGGCTCCATTTTGATGTTCGCGTAAGCGGCAAAATTTTCCTGAGCCTTGATACTTAAAACAGAAATCAAAAAAAGAGAACAAATTAAAAACCTTACTTTCATTATTTATTTTATTGGCTCAAAATTAGGCGTATGACCGTCTTAAAAAAAAGAAGATATATATATGACGTGTTTTGATAGACAAATCAGGCTTTTTTAAGGTCGAATTAATTTTTATAAACGCAATACCGCTCATAGATGGTTTTCTATGATTTATAGCCAGAAAAAGGGCGGTAGTATATGTTATAGTGTGTCACGAAAGCTTGCATTTTATATTTGCTCAAAAAATAAATTATGCACAAGTTTATATTGATATTGCTTTTTGTACTAACACTATTTTCATGTGGTACAGACACCGATACAGGTGAGTTTACAGTTGGATCAGATTATTTGGCGTTAAGCAATAAAGTTATTATGATTGATACCGTTACGGTAGAAATGTCAACAATTAATTTTGATTCGCTCGTAACCTCAAACCGATCAAGAATTTTAATTGGTAATTATGAAGATCCTGTTTTTGGAAAAGTAAAATCAGATAGTTATTTCCAACTTTCTACAACTACTTATGCCTTAAATAATACGGGTTCAGATACCCAGGCAGTAAATTATGTTTTCGATTCAATTTCGATGATTCTTAAATATGATAATTATTATTATGGTGATACAACAAAAGTGCAAACTTTTAATATTCATAGATTAACGCAGAAAGTTAAGCCTAATACCGATGATAGTAATTTTTATAATAATTCGACTTTAGCATACGATTCTCAAAGTTTAGGAACTATATCTTTTAAACCTAGACCAACAGAAAAAGATTCGATTAATATTAGAATGAATGACGAATTTGGATCGGCTCTTTTTCAAAAAATAAAAAAAAGGGAAATTACAGATTTTGACAGTTTTACCGAATATCTAAAAGGATTGGTTTTAGTGCCAGAAACTTCTAATTCTGCTAATGTTATTGGTTTTAGCGTTTCTACAAGCAAAGTCAGAATGTATTATTCAAAATATCAGGCAGAGGCAGATGAAGTTCCTTTTATAATCGATTTTACTATTGCAGACGTGGCAAAACAGTTCAATTCGATTTCTCTGGATAGGACGGGAACAATTCTTCAAAATCTCCCCATTTCTAGTAGTAAGTTATCCAGCTCATTGACAAATAATCAAGGATTTATTCAATCTGGAACTGGTGTAGCCTGTAAAATAGAATTTCCAAACATTAAACAGTTTAAAAACATTGCCACCAATGGAGCTATTGTTGATGCGCAGTTAATTCTGAAGCCCGTAAATAATTCTTATTCAGATCAATATCCGTTGGCGGATTCTTTAAGTGTTTATGTTGGAGACAATTTAAATAGGATAAGTTCAACATTAGTAAATTCTGCGAATTCTACAGTTTATGGAATATTAAATAAAAAAAGTGACGAATTTAATGAAAACATCGGCTACACAATTCCGATCGGAAATTTTCTGCAGAAAGAAATGCTGAAACAGTCAGATTCAAGGTCTTCACTTATACTAACCTTGCCATCAATTTCTAAATCAGTCAATAGAATTGTTTTAGGCGATCAGAAACATTTGAACAATAAAATTCAGCTCAAAATTTATTACATCTCTTATTAAATGAAAAATAAAATTGTCTTATGGAGCTGCTTCATCTTGATGTCGCTGACTTCGTTTTCTCAAAGTATTTCCAGTTCGCCATATTCTTTATACGGTGTCGGAAGTTTATACGATTCCAATTTTGGATATTTATCTTCAACCAGTTTTTCTGGAATGGCTTTGCCTTCGGATAGTTTTATTAATAATTTGAATCCAGCATCGCTTGGGTTTATGTATCAAAATCATTTTCTTTTTGATATTGGTGGAAAAGCTATTGCAACTACATATCAGAGTAGTTCGCGTACAGAAAAACGAAATAATTTTCAGTTTTCGCATATAGCTTTAGCGTTTCCTGTAACTAAAAATTCTGGTTTCAGTTTTTCGCTTCAGCCTTATTCTAGTTCTGTTTTTAAAATTTCAAATTTGAAATTGCCAATAGCAGACAGTCAGGAATATTATTATGTAAGCGCACAAGGTTCAGGAGGGTTGAATAACTTGGATTTTTCATACGGTTATCGATTTGGAAAAAAATTAAGTTTAGGAGTAACGGCAACAGCACTTTTTGGGAATACCGTTGACGAACGTGCTTTTTTAATTTCAAATGCGATTACTACAATAAATAAAAAAACAAACTATTCAGGGGTTCGCGCTACTTTGGGAACGCAGTTTAAAATAGATTCAACCTTTATTATTGCATCAACTGTTAAGGCTCCAACAAGAGTAAGGGCGTCCAAAATTCAATCGGTAACCAGCATTGCTGATGAAGTTGAAACAACTGTAGAGTCTGAACAGCCTTCAGATACCGATGATTATTACATGCCGCTTGAGATAGGTTTTGGAGTTAGTAAAAGATTCAAAAACAACTTAAATGCAACATTGGATTATGAGAAAAGTTTTTGGAACGATACAAAACAATCTGAATTGTACGGTAATTTTGTAAACCAAGATCGTTTTGCGCTTGGATTTACGTATAGTGCTAAAAAGAATGTTCGAAAATATTGGGATAGAGTAGGATATGCCGCGGGTATAAGTTATGATACAGGATATCTTGAAGTGAATAAAGAACGTATCAATAATGCTTCATTTTCGATTGGACTTAATCTACCAATTGACAACACTTTTTCTTCTCTAAATGTTTCCTATTCATATGGACAAAAAGGAAGAATAGCTAATGATTTAATAAAAGAGAATTATCATAAAATATCCCTCAATTTATCTTTAGACGGAATTTGGTTCGTCAAGCGAAAAATTGAATAATAATTAAAAGTCCTTTTTGATTACCGAATATTTATGTTCTAAAATTGATTCTAAAACAGCTGGATTAGAATTGACATAAAAAACGGGATTATTTTCTAAACTATCTGAAAAACCAACTTTATCTCGAAGTAAATTTTTAGTTTGTCTTGCAACAGCTTCTCCTGAATCTATTATTTTAATATGATCTGGGAGAATTTTTTTTATCTGCGGAATCAAATACGGATAATGACTGCATCCTAAGACAAGATAATCGATATTGGCATCAATCATTGGCTGTAAATAAGACTCTAATAATTGCGTCATTTCTGGAGAATATAGATTTCCGTCTTCAATAAGTTGTACAAGACCATAACCAACTTGCTCAATAATTGTGGTGTTTTGGAACATTTCTGCAGTCTTATTAAACAGCTCACTGTTTAAAGTTCCTTTCGTAGCCAAAATTCCAATAACTTGTGTCTGTGAATTATTTGCAGCAGGCTTTATAGCGGGTTCAATTCCAACAAATGGAATATCATAATCAGCACGTAATTCTCGTATTGCATTTGTTGTCGCAGTATTACAAGCAACAACAATTAATTTACAATTATTATCGAGTAAAAACTCAACATTTTTTTTACTCAATGCAACAATTTCATCTTTGCTTTTTTGCCCATAGGGAGCATTTTTGCTGTCAGCCAGATATATAGTTTTTTCGTTTGGAAGCAAGTCATGAATGGCGCTCCAAATGGAAGTTCCTCCAATACCAGAATCAAAAACGCCTATAGGATTGTTGTTTGTCATAAAGCAAATTTAATATTTTTTACAATAATTTTTTACTCTAAGTTAATTCAAAAATTGAAATATTATTGTAGCTAAGTTTTAATTTTTTGTAAAAAAAAACTGCTCAAATTATAAAATTGAGCAGTTTAATTATGAGGATTTAATTTCTTAGAATCCTAAATCTTTTTTAACATCAGCAGTAATGTTTGGACCATCAGCTAATAATAAAGTAGAACCATCTAAAACATATTGGAAACCTTTAGCTTTTCCAACTTTTTGGATAGAAGCTCTTACTTTTTCCATTAATGGTTTTACGATATCAGTTTCTTTTTGTTGTAGCTCTTTTTGTGCATTGTCTCTGTAGTCAACAATTCTTTTTTGCATGTCTTGAGCTTCTTTAGAACGATCATTATTAACCGCTTCTGTTACAGTAGTAACTTCAGCTTCATACTTTTTCAT encodes the following:
- a CDS encoding mechanosensitive ion channel family protein; translated protein: MNLNPEQVSKYISRFIDILVDYSPKLISAFIILFVGLYAIRLINRIMRKVMIQRNLDPTLTKFLADILLWALRILLFVTFISKLGIETSSFVAILGAMGLAVGLSLQGSLSNFAGGMLIIVFKPFKVGDTIEAQGVIATVLEIQIFVTKMLTGNNQTVFVPNGALSNGNIINYSMQGERRADLTFSISYDSDIKKAKDVLLDVLNKNPKILKTPAPEVFVKNLSASSIDFAVRPWAKNANYGAVFSETLENCKTALDEAGISIQPYTIQK
- a CDS encoding YtxH domain-containing protein, translated to MGLSSFFKNLFGSTKESATELANSTESTLEQAKEAAAPYIEKVETFAEETIDKVKEVSEPIIDRASEYADKAKETVTEYAEKATEAVSDVIDTVKEKAAALTSDESPKVVTETVVDASEIGDEDDGKA
- a CDS encoding NifU family protein; the encoded protein is MTKITIKETQNPTILKFEFEDFITQNQNFEFKNIDEAQASPLAQQLFYLPFVKTVYISGNFIAIERYSIVDWDDVKDAVAEQISAFVEKGGVIIKVDENKAKKQPITVYGETTPNPSALKFVVSRMLTRNAVEYKNIDQTASSPLAQELFKFPYVKEIFIDENYISVTKYEINDWSEITLELRTFIKQFIENGGTVLDESLIQTATKNEVTKDEAFDKLDVTSQQIINILEEYVKPAVAADGGNIAFESYNEEDKTVKVLLQGACSGCPSSTFTLKSGIENMLKSMLNDEAIKVEASNA
- a CDS encoding PorP/SprF family type IX secretion system membrane protein, which translates into the protein MKLKIRVLLIFLITTFYSYSQEGIPVYSDYLSDNYYLIHPSMAGAANCAKVRLTARKQWFGQEDAPTLQTLSFNGRLGERSGAGIIIFNDKNGYHSQKGVKLTYAHHIMFSRDEVDLNQLSFGISGGLIQNQLDETKFGGTFDPAVFGSIQKDSYFNVDVGASYNYLDFYAHATVQGLLETRRELYTDYESDNLRKFLLSAGYVFGKNDNWTWEPSILFQLFDQTKEKTLDLNMKAYKNMDFGSLWAALSYRRSFDGAQYVSGTGVASQKLQYFTPIVGVNFKNFMFAYTYSQVTGDVKFDTGGYHQITLGVNLFCRKERYDCNCPAIN
- a CDS encoding gamma carbonic anhydrase family protein, which gives rise to MLIKSVNGKSPSIPEDCYVAENATIVGDVTFGTSCSVWFNTVIRGDVNFIKIGNKVNIQDGAVVHCTYQKHPTIIGNNVSIGHNAIVHGCTIHDNVLIGMGAIVMDNCVVESNAIIAAGAVVTQNTVVASGSIYAGVPAKKVKDIDQSDFAGEIERISNNYVMYSGWFKNEE
- a CDS encoding LytR/AlgR family response regulator transcription factor — protein: MKCVIIDDEPLAVELLQDFVKKVDSLELINSFNNAIDAVSFINQNNVDLVFLDIQMPHFSGIDFLNTIEKKPLVIFTTAYSDYAVEGFNLGAVDYLVKPIPFHRFLKAVVRAQQALQPSAPQVISENTNAPEIEQDFMFVRAEYENVKLNFADILFIEGLKDYVKIYTTDNKFTLTLISLIKLENLLSSKGFARIHRSYIINIKHVKSIQKNKVLISDKRIPISESYKNTFFEKINL
- a CDS encoding sensor histidine kinase — encoded protein: MQIDTIKNTGYNKILFHCAIWIFFILTSLIQFYESPFKINNDFYAQWSTGIVLFYLNYFYLVPNYLLQKKYWLYFSSVFILIAVFMIIRLNYFIPEFRHLRPENITPRMMPTDVRIFDKGPHRRIEMRQPLFFKIGPSFFYILIITISAIIRTLTEFYNNQQNKLIAETHRTNTELIYLRKQTNPHFLFNSLNSIYSLAHKKSDLVPDAIVTLSELMRYMLYETDNKTVALEKEVNYIQNYIELQKLRLNNIEDIVINVHGDTRNKFIEPLLLISFVENAFKYGTDYKGAAHVKIKILITDNNLDFWIENSIENYVKDPENSGIGLVNIQNRLDLLYPNAHELTITQDSAYYRVHLNLKLDEIKTSMH
- a CDS encoding DUF4907 domain-containing protein; translated protein: MTTNTKQFFWSKIQKNLMIFTILVIFASCTKKEALKTNVFKINSGWGYTIAYKEKVLIKQSVIPVISDNKSFETESDALKVADFVKQKLKQNLSPTVTKNDLILLKIKF
- a CDS encoding Kelch repeat-containing protein, giving the protein MINLKKGILFTALFSCLFFVSCSNDDDDDDLIGNWIKKSAFDGPARSSATSFVIGDYAYIVGGYTGDVYLKDLWIYNSNGDYWEQKADFTGVGRSSASSFALNEKGYVGLGYDGTNKLKDFFQYDPSANSWTQKADFGGTARYAAVGFQVGGKAYFGTGYDGNYLKDFYQYDDQANTWTLVNGFSGNKRRNATVFVIADKAYLVTGVNNGTYQEDFWEFDPSNDTWTRKRDVDKDTDDDYTYNDEYAIVRANASSFSMSGLGYIVGGENIKTVWEYNPTTDLWTERTPMEGATRTDAVGFAINNRGFYMLGRVGSTYFDDAWEFKPLEEQNDDDN
- a CDS encoding DUF6268 family outer membrane beta-barrel protein, whose amino-acid sequence is MKVRFLICSLFLISVLSIKAQENFAAYANIKMEPTEKINFSETNIGIFYQKKLGTKNQISNTLEYSSLKVNYDLNQYDFYADQERFTQIQNNFQYSNQLLEKTKLRISVIPTANFQENLDFKDITVLGNLEVEQQLSSKIKVILGAGRTSVFGAPKFTPIAAFDYKMNEKTNFRIGFPDSKVSYSNNERNKFSLTNSFNGNFYHLNEINNTDKAEKAVLSQMTSALEYERNVSNNWFLNFKAGYDFNKKYNLLDSSDHKVYDYNSGNGYVLGIGIKYKQ
- a CDS encoding DUF4270 family protein, with amino-acid sequence MHKFILILLFVLTLFSCGTDTDTGEFTVGSDYLALSNKVIMIDTVTVEMSTINFDSLVTSNRSRILIGNYEDPVFGKVKSDSYFQLSTTTYALNNTGSDTQAVNYVFDSISMILKYDNYYYGDTTKVQTFNIHRLTQKVKPNTDDSNFYNNSTLAYDSQSLGTISFKPRPTEKDSINIRMNDEFGSALFQKIKKREITDFDSFTEYLKGLVLVPETSNSANVIGFSVSTSKVRMYYSKYQAEADEVPFIIDFTIADVAKQFNSISLDRTGTILQNLPISSSKLSSSLTNNQGFIQSGTGVACKIEFPNIKQFKNIATNGAIVDAQLILKPVNNSYSDQYPLADSLSVYVGDNLNRISSTLVNSANSTVYGILNKKSDEFNENIGYTIPIGNFLQKEMLKQSDSRSSLILTLPSISKSVNRIVLGDQKHLNNKIQLKIYYISY